From Lonchura striata isolate bLonStr1 chromosome 23, bLonStr1.mat, whole genome shotgun sequence:
TGGCGTACTGGCTGAAGGTGCTGGAGGGCTGGCGGCGGCGGCACGGAATGAAGGTGCTTGTGGTGGAGCGGGACCCCATGGTGAGACaccccctcccagggcagggtgtgGCCTTGGGGACCCCCCTGAACCCCTGCTCTTTTGGGGGTGTCCTCTCCTTCAGTATTCCAGAGCCTCCACGGTGCTGTCGGCGGGGGGGATCCGGCAGCAGTTTTCCCTTCGGGAAAATATCCAAATGTCTCGTTTTTCTGCCAGCTTCCTCCGTGACATCAATGTACGTGGGGTTATATGGGCTGGGGGTAATTTGGGGAATCCAGCCCCACTCACTGTGGTCCCCCTGTCTCCTTACAGAAGTACCTTGGGGTGCCGAATGAGCCCCCCATCGAcatccagttccagccctcTGGATACCTGTTCCTGGCATCCCCCCAGAACGCTGCTGCCCTGGAGGCCACCGTCAAGGTCCAGAGGTGGGGCACCCACATGGGACCCTCTCGAGGGGTTTCAGGGGTTGGGGGTCATCCTGACCCTCCTCCACATGCTGGCCATCCCCAGGGATGAAGGGGCGCAGGTGACCTTGCTGTCCCCCACCCAGCTGAAGGAGAAATTCCCCTGGATGAACACGGAGGATGTGGCTGTGGCATCCTATGGTAAGTGGGAGGATGGGGGAGGGCATGGAGACCCCCCTCAACatccttcctcatcctcatcctcctgatGCACCCTTCATCTTGGCTGTATTTAGGGAAGGGGAGGTCCAGCCCCACAAAGTGCATGTAGTGGAGGGGTCATGCAGTAGTTTCCCCCCGTTTCCCTGCCCAGGTCTGGAGGATGAAGGCTGGTTTGACCCCTGGACCCTCCTCAACGCTTTCCGGCGCAAAGCCATATCCCTGGGAGTGCAGAGCTGCTCCGGGGAGGTGCGAGGTGAGGCATGGGGGTGCACAGCGAGGTTCCCCCTGCTgccacccccgggaccccccacctcaccccaaaaccctccagcTTTTGTCACCTCGGCCAACCACATGCTGCCGTCGGCGCCGCCGTCTGCTCGCATCAGATACGCCCacgtgagtgtgtgtgtgcccccccagctcccctgcaCTGCCCGTGACCCCCCTGCCGCCCTGACCCCCCCTCTGTGCCCTCCCAGGTCTACATGCCAGACAGCCTGGAGTACCAGCCGGTCGCCTGCGCCATCGTGGTCAATGCCGCGGGCGCCTGGGCGGGGAagctgctggaggcagaggggctgcccagggggctgtgccagcccccgCTGCCCATCCAGCCCAGGAAGAGGTACTGGGGCTCACAgcgggcacagcctggcagcacCCCTCTGCTGTGGgtcagctcctgggctcagaATGGGGGCACGCCCCACCAACTCCTTTCTCAGGGGTGGGATGCCCTTGGTGCTGTTTTGGGGGGTACTTTAGCACCCACCACCCTTCTGTCATGGGAGAACACCTGAGCACTTTTATTTTGGGGGGTGTTCCTAGCACCCCTCTGTCTATGAACCCCTAGATGCAATTTTTGGGGGATCACAGAATGGGACACATGTCCCAGCACCCACCACCCTCCAACTTCTGGAGGGGATGGTGAGCTTCGTCAGTTTTTTATTTGGAATTGGGGTCTTGCATCCTGGAGCTCCCATTATTCCTCaagtgcccccagccccagtgtTCCCATTATGTCCCCATACTCCCaatcccaatgtccccattattcccctcagtgccacccccagtggCCCCAGCCCCAGTATCCACAGTATTCCCCCAGTATTCCCAATACCCCATTATTCCCCCAGTGCTCCTATTACCCTGCCAGTGCCCCCAATACCCCCATTACCCCCACAGTACTTCAATTATCCCCccactgcccacagcccctgcagtgTGCCCAGGAGTGACATGACCCCTCAATGtcatttttttggggggaacaAACATctccacatcccagccccactgcacCATACTGGGGGGCAAGAGGAGCACCCCTTATGCTCCGTTTGGGGGTTCTCCAGGTACGTGTTCACCTGGCACTGCCCCAACGGCCCTGGCCTCTCTTGCCCCTTCGTCATCGACACCTCCGGTGCTTATTTCCGTCGGGATGGCTCCGCTGGGAACTACCTGGGTGGGATGAGCCCCCCCAAGGTGAGCCTGCGGGGTCCCCTCAGCGCATTCACCCCCTGTTCTCTGTCAGACACCCCCAGCTTACCCCTTtgcaggaggaggagccggATGCCAGCGATCTCTCGGTGGATCACGGCTATTTCCAGGAGCAGGTCTGGCCCCGGCTGGCTCGGCGGGTCCCGGCTTTCGAATCGCTGCGGGTCCGGGGCTCTTGGGCGGGATACTACGACTACAACACCTTTGACCAGAACGGGGTGCTGGGCCCGCACCCCCGGCTGGAAAACCTGTTCTTAGCCGCGGGGTTTAGCGGCCACGGGCTCCAACACGCGCCGGCCGCGGGCAGGGCCGTGGCCGAGCTGGTGGTCAAGGGCCGGTACGAGACCCTGGACCTGcggaggctgggctgggacaggctggtggCTGGGGAGCCGCTGCAGGAGCACGGCGTGGTTTGAtgggggcggggaggggggaaactgaggcacagccaTGGACCCCCTCCCCAGGCCAGAGGTGGTGTCCTGTAGGAATaaaatggatggatggatggatggatggtgagTGTGCCAGGGAATTAATGGCGTCCAcagctgccatgctccctccaCCAGTGCTACCAGTATCCTCCCCAGTATCCTCCATTCTAATGTCCTCATTGACACCTTGCACGACTTCAGTGTCCCCACTACACTCCATTCCCTGCCAGCATCCCCATTACGTTCCCATACTGGAGTCCCCAGTATCCCACAGTGTTAACTACTGTCTCCCCAATTCCCTCTAATCCCAGATTCCTCACAGTGCTCCCATTATCCAGTGCTCTAATCCCCTCCAGCCCCAGTACCCCCATTATGCTCCTAACCTCCAGATCCAGTGTCCGTGTCATTCCCCCGgtgtccctcactgtccccacagtgtccccactaacccccatttcccccagtACTTCATCATGATCCCGTGCCCTCAATATTCCCCCAGTGCCTCCAGCATCCTCagtccccagtatccccagtatccccaaaTTATCTGCCCCAGTATCCCCAGATGCAGTATGCCATTACCCCATCCAGTGTTCCCATTATCTCCCCATTGCCCCCAGTATCCCCCCAGTGTTCCTgcactgccccagccccagtccaCCCATTTTCCCCTGGTATCTCCAGTATcccccagtgttcccagtatccccacagtgccccagccccagtacGCCCATTCCCCCCAGTACCCCCAGTAtccccccagtgctcccagtattcCCCCAGTATCTGCAGTATCcccccagtgttcccagtattCCCCCAGTATCTCCAGTATTTCCCCAGTGTTCCCAGCATCcccccagtgttcccagtatcCCGCAggtatccccagtgtccccccagtatCTCCAGTATCCCCCCAGTATGTTCAGTATTCCCCCCAGTGTTCCTGGAATCCCCTAGTGCTCCCGGTATcccccagtgttcccagtatctccagtatccccagtgttcccagtatccccagcgCTCTCAgtattcccagtgctcccaatATCCCCAGTGCTCCTAGTATTCCCAGTATCTCCAGTATCCCCAGTGCTCCcggtatccccagtatccccagtatcccccagtgctcccagtatcccccagtatccccagtgctcccagtatcccGAGtatctcccagtgctcccagtatccccagtgctCCCGGTATCCCCCAGTGTTCCTGGTATCCCCAGTATCTCCAGTATTCCCAGTgatcccagtatccccagtatctccagtatccccagtgctcccagtatccccagtatcccccagtgctcccagtatccccagtatctcCAGTATCCCTCAGTGCTCCCGGTatcccccagtatccccagtatctcCAGTATCCCCAGTGCTCCCGGTATCCCCGTTCCCAATTCCCTTTTCCGTGCGTGTGGCGCCCTCTGGCGGCGGGCGGCAGCACCGCGCACGCGCAGCTGCACGTGCGGCGCGGTGCCGGCGCTGCCCCGTGGCGCATGCGCGGTTGCTGCGGTGGGCGGTGCCCGCGCTCTGGGCGTGTCCCGGCGGCGGCAGTGCGTGTGCGCGGCGCATGCGCGGTGGGCGCGGCCGGGCCGTGTGCGCCGGGCCCGTCCCGCCTGCGGCCCCGGTGAGTGCGGGGGGACCGGGGGCACCTCGGGGGGCACCGCGGCCGTCCCGTGCCGCAGCGAGCCCCCGCGGGGCTCCGGGCGCTGCGGGGGCGGCCCCGAGGGCGTTCGGGAGCCGTGCCCCTCGGGCGCTGTGCGGggaggctgtgggagcagccctgaggtAAAGTACGGCCCCCCGGTCCTGGGGGTGACGCTCTGCCCCTGCCCGGTGCCTGAGGGGCAGCCCTCAGCCGTCAGGTACAGACCCCCCGGTCACCCTCAGCAGGGCCGGTCCTGTGGGTGCCTTCCTCTCTGTTCCGTGGCTGGGATTGTTGGGAGGAAGCTGCCCGCGATTCCCTGGGTAATAAATCTGGAGACCGCAGCTTGGGTCCCGGCAGGCTTTGACTCCGAATAACCAAAACAAACCCGTTTTTAACGTGGTTTTTAATGGATCGCGTCCCGCGGCTGCAGCAGCACCGCTGGGGTTTGTACTCCAGTCTGCTCGAGcggctggcagctctgctgggagggacGAGAGGTTTGCATCCCGCTGGGAAAGCTCGGGGTTTGGTAGCTGCTGTTTCGTTTTTTGCCGTGTTTCAGAGGCTGGGTTTATTTCCCGGATGGTTTACCAGAGCTGTTCCTCAAAGCTGGGCTCGCTGTCATATGAGCAGGATGGGTCCATTCCTGCTGGAGCATGGCTGTGCCAGCGAGGGCCGGGAGTGCTGCTGGAAATCAGCGGGGTGGGACTGAACCTGCAATTCCCGGCCAGCCCACTGTCACAGCTGTGCCGTGTGTGTTCTCTCTGCAGGCTCCATCCGTTTCCCAGCTCTCCAGGATGAGAGAGGCTCGGGTCCGGCTCTCCCCCTCTCCCTGTAGTTGATAGTTTGGGAAGCAGAGGTGATGCTGGAGTCGAGATGGCCGACAGCGTGAGAATCTTCCTTCATGACCTCGTCAGGGTGaggctcccggggctgctcctgccactTCGGGAGCACCCTCCTTCCCATGGCATTGCTTTCCTGCTGTTTCAGTGCAGATCTTGGGAATTAATAACATTTGAAAAAGTCTCCCTGATGTAAGTCTTGTGGAGACTACACTGGCTGAGACATGGTGTGAATCAGTGCAGGGATTCCTTCCAGGATTTCTGTGTGTGGATAAAATCAGGTGCACAGCTGGTGTTGAGCTGGTTCTTGGTGACTTCtccaaggaaggaaaagggtCTCCAGGTGTATCTCAGCCCTGTTGTGTGGTGTGTCTATTGCAAAGGGTTCAGTGTTTGCTGCTGAGCATCTGACAGGTTTCCTTTGGGcacaaattaatgaaaaatctcAATAGTATTAATAATGATATTAATTATAAAAGGACAATCTATAACAACATGCAAtgtttataatatattttaatatagagTGTACAATATTGtgtataatttaataataataataacaacaataatagaTGAATGTCTGTGaccacagcagctctgtcccagcaATAAGATCTGTGTCACCTCACTGCTCCCACTCTGTCTTCATCATGCAGGGTTAAATACAGGCTAAAAGCCACTCATGTTGTGGCACTGAGCAATAGCTCATGCTCAGAAATAGCTCTGCTTGGGAAACAGACCAAGGTTTGATCAAAGCCCTGTGGCCACGACCTAAAAGCAGGAGTTGTGTCATTTCCCAGTGCTCCTACACCATCAGCTGGAAGAGCTGCTGGGTCggggcccagctctgctgtttcAGACATGAATTTGGGATTGGAGTTTATCCTCTTTGGGCAAGAACTCCAAGAGCCCTACCAAGGTGGTGACATCATCCTGGCTCATCCTTAGGATCTTTATTTTAAAGGGAATTGTGATGACAATGGATATGGGATCACCTGGAGCTGGAAATAATTGGACAGGAttcagagtggtttgggttggaaggagcctTTAAGTCTTTCTCATTCCatgtccctgccaagggcaggggcaccttccactatcccaggttgctccaagccccatccagcctggccttgggcacttccaggaatgggacagCCACAACCTCTCTGGATAAGCCAAATCCTAGGAGGTAGCTCTGAAAATCTGCCAAACACGGAGTAAGGAAAGACTTGTGGGCACTCTCTTATTAACAGGCACGGAtgtggctggtgctggtggGAGTTTCTGGGATGAGgacagatgctttttttttgtgaaggtATAAGCATCAAATTCATAGCATACACTGAGACTTCACACATCCCAAATATTGGTGTAATTCCATTTTACTAGCCTCAAAAAGCTGGCAGGGGATGAGGAGCTTCCTGCCAGACAAGGCTGGGAGAGATTGGACTCTGATTTTTTGCCAGGGTTTTAAATAGTGCAGATTGGAAGAGAAGTTGCACCTTTACAGAAGAAATTACTGCTGGTCACGGAGATGCTGGAACGTGCAGTGATTTGGGTCACTGGGCCATGGAAGAGAGGTGGTGTTGCTGCTCCAGCTGAGCCCAAGCAGCCAGGGAGCGAGGCCAGCCATGGCATCAGGAGGGTTTGGATGGCCTGGGTCAGCCACATCCCATTGCTGCTCTCCCCTCATGTCCACAGGGAATTAAGGACTCCATCTGGGGCATCTGCACCATCTCCAAGCTGGATGCCCGGATCCAGCAGAAAAGGGAAGAGCAGAAGCGGAGGAGAGCCAACAGTGCACTCGCCCAGCGGAGGTTTCACATGGAAGAGAAGAAGCAAGAGAAGTGAGTATGGGGTGTGGCTGGTCAGAAACGGGGTAATTCCCTTCTCCTCTGGTAGCCAGAGCCAATAAATGGGAAACACGTGGTATGAAACTCCCTTTTTCCACTCCCTAatggggctggagctgttccCATGAGATAAGAAGTCAGGCCTTTTCTGTTGTTTGATAATCAGTTCAAACTACCACTGAAAGAATGTGGATTTAtgggtttcttttcctcctgatCCTCGTATACCATCTCTCAGACCCATTGTTGCTGCTGGTAATCGTGGGATCAGGGAAGAAACAGCAGCTTGGATCCAATGACCATGTCAAGGCAAATTGAGTGTCTTTtcctcagccctgctgtgtTTTGTAGAGTTTGGAGCTGCAGAACCTCAGTCGCTCTGGAAGTGCCAGAATTATCCCCATGCAGGAGCAAACAGCATCTGTTCCCATGTCTGACTCCCTGACCATGCCAGGAtgtctctgctgccctgatggcactgggctggcactCACACAGTGGTTTTGGGCAGTAATGCATATTCTGAGACATATTTACCAATTATTGTGGCTGGCTGAAAGGTGAAAGAAAAGTCTCCCATGATCGTGATACTCCTCAGTGGTCTCTGCAGCTCCACATCTGGTCTGCctctggagaaaaatagaacttttttttttgttgtttatataAATAGATGaattttgctggttttctttGTAGCAAAATCACTCTGGTGTCAAGAGCTGACTGGGAGCATGCTGGAGagtcccacagagctgctctcacATGTCCAAATAGAGACACCAAAACCACCCTAAGCTGAAACAGCCCCTTCCAAGACCAAAACATGCCCAGATTTTCCCAGTTTTATTCTGGCAAGACTTTGGGGAGAACAAAGCCTGAGATCTATAATGTGTTCTTAAAAATCTGTGAgaaagctttgcttttcttctgttacAGTGCAAATTCTGGGAATTAATAAAGGTTGAAAGTCTCCCTGATATAAGTCTTGTAGAGACTGCACTGGCTGAGACGTGGTGTGAATCTGTGCAGGGATTCCTTCCAGGATTTCTGTGTGTGGATAAAATCAGGTGCACAGTTGGTGTTGAGCTGGTTCTTGGTGTCTTCTCCAAAGTGTCCAAAACATGGGGCAGAAGCAGTTGGCACTTGTGAGGGAACATTTGTGCAGGTGCTGGGACATTAACACGCCTCTCTCCCACAGTGAACCACGGATAGTGAGCCGGATATTTCAGTGTTGTGCCTGGAATGGAGGTGTCTTCTGGGTATGTGGAAATTTTTCTTATTCATTacagtttttgttttaaaacccCTGTGAAAACCCATGTCCTGCTCCAACTCTCATAGGCTGTGAGTGATGAACCATCAGCATGGCAATAGGAATTGCTGGGAATCACCAcattcccatcccagtgctgtATTTTAAGGGATTCACTCTGTGATACAGGATCACAGACTTACTCAAGAGATCCACACATTTAACCCAAGCTTCTTTTCCAAGTCTTTGAGACTTCTCTCCTCCTGAACATTCAATTCCTGCTTTGCTGCAGCCTGGGATACTGTTTTGCCAATTGGATATTGATATCTTAAAGACATTTCCTCAGCTCTGACTTGCTATGCCTGGTTCATAAGGCTGATCCTTAATGGAGCCAACACTTCATAAATCAAATAACCAAATAAATGGCTTCATTTTCTCATTACATTGGTGCAGAGTACGTGGGATGGGCATGGAGATGTTAAAGTGTTCACCTGTAGATTGTGGCTGTATTTAAACAGAAATCCTTGCTCTCCTGTATTTGTAGATTGCTGGGGGAGGAG
This genomic window contains:
- the FOXRED1 gene encoding FAD-dependent oxidoreductase domain-containing protein 1, producing the protein MAQTLRDQLPASGSGGQGWVPPGTHPDPRPPDEADVVVVGGGVVGWSVAYWLKVLEGWRRRHGMKVLVVERDPMYSRASTVLSAGGIRQQFSLRENIQMSRFSASFLRDINKYLGVPNEPPIDIQFQPSGYLFLASPQNAAALEATVKVQRDEGAQVTLLSPTQLKEKFPWMNTEDVAVASYGLEDEGWFDPWTLLNAFRRKAISLGVQSCSGEVRAFVTSANHMLPSAPPSARIRYAHVYMPDSLEYQPVACAIVVNAAGAWAGKLLEAEGLPRGLCQPPLPIQPRKRYVFTWHCPNGPGLSCPFVIDTSGAYFRRDGSAGNYLGGMSPPKEEEPDASDLSVDHGYFQEQVWPRLARRVPAFESLRVRGSWAGYYDYNTFDQNGVLGPHPRLENLFLAAGFSGHGLQHAPAAGRAVAELVVKGRYETLDLRRLGWDRLVAGEPLQEHGVV